From one Synechocystis sp. PCC 6803 substr. PCC-P genomic stretch:
- the dapF gene encoding diaminopimelate epimerase, translated as MALSFSKYHGLGNDFILVDNRQSTEPCLTPDQAQQLCDRHFGIGADGVIFALPGQGGTDYTMRIFNSDGSEPEMCGNGIRCLAKFLADLEGVEEKTYRIHTLAGVITPQLLADGQVKVDMGEPQLLAELIPTTLAPAGEKVVDLPLAVAGQTWAVTCVSMGNPHCLTFVDDVDSLNLTEIGPLFEHHPQFSQRTNTEFIQVLGSDRLKMRVWERGAGITLACGTGACATVVAAVLTGRGDRRCTVELPGGNLEIEWSAQDNRLYMTGPAQRVFSGQAEI; from the coding sequence ATGGCCCTTAGCTTTAGTAAATACCACGGTCTCGGCAACGACTTTATTTTGGTGGATAACCGCCAAAGTACGGAACCCTGCTTAACCCCAGACCAAGCCCAACAGTTGTGCGATCGCCATTTTGGCATTGGGGCGGACGGGGTGATTTTTGCTTTGCCGGGGCAGGGGGGAACGGACTACACCATGCGGATTTTTAATTCCGACGGTTCGGAGCCGGAAATGTGCGGCAATGGCATCCGTTGTTTGGCCAAGTTTTTGGCAGACCTAGAAGGGGTGGAGGAAAAGACCTATCGCATCCACACGTTGGCGGGGGTAATTACGCCCCAACTGTTGGCCGACGGCCAGGTCAAAGTAGATATGGGGGAACCCCAATTATTGGCGGAGCTTATTCCCACCACCCTAGCGCCAGCGGGGGAAAAAGTGGTGGATCTGCCCTTGGCCGTAGCGGGGCAAACCTGGGCGGTGACCTGTGTGAGCATGGGTAATCCCCACTGTTTGACCTTTGTGGATGATGTGGACAGCCTCAACCTGACTGAGATTGGTCCTTTGTTTGAGCATCACCCCCAATTTTCCCAACGTACTAATACGGAGTTTATCCAGGTTTTAGGAAGCGATCGCCTGAAAATGCGGGTCTGGGAACGGGGAGCGGGTATTACTCTAGCTTGTGGAACAGGGGCCTGTGCCACAGTGGTGGCGGCAGTATTGACCGGCCGGGGCGATCGCCGTTGCACGGTGGAATTACCCGGTGGCAACTTGGAAATTGAATGGTCTGCCCAGGACAATCGGCTTTATATGACGGGGCCAGCCCAGAGAGTCTTCAGCGGCCAGGCGGAGATTTGA
- a CDS encoding DegT/DnrJ/EryC1/StrS aminotransferase family protein, with protein sequence MNIPILDLKPQYQRIKAEIQQAVNGVLESGQFILGKTVADFEQAAADYLGVKYAIGVNSGTDALMIGLRALGIGPGDEVITTPFSFFATAESISNVGAKPVFVDVAITDFNLDPDKIKAAITPRTKAIMPVHLFGQPAAMAQIKALADAHGLKIIEDCAQSFGAIYAGDCLGCDQGCDDQVRQALVGQYTGAMGDVGAFSFFPTKNLGAYGDGGLITTNDPAIADLARCLRVHGSKQRYQNEMLGYNSRLDALQAAILNVKLSHLKEWSLGRRRVAQTYNDLFQGVEGIITPTITAGHVFHQYTLRILNGQRDALANAMQGMGISTMIYYPVPQDQLPVYRGQYAPNPISDRLATEVLSLPIWPEMETETVQTVAEKISQVLPSL encoded by the coding sequence ATGAACATCCCCATCCTTGACCTTAAGCCCCAGTACCAAAGGATCAAAGCCGAAATTCAACAGGCGGTGAATGGTGTCTTGGAATCGGGACAATTCATTTTGGGCAAAACCGTTGCAGATTTTGAGCAAGCCGCCGCCGATTATCTGGGGGTGAAATATGCCATTGGGGTTAATTCCGGCACCGATGCCCTGATGATTGGCCTAAGGGCATTGGGCATTGGCCCGGGGGACGAAGTAATTACCACCCCCTTTTCCTTTTTTGCCACGGCGGAATCCATTAGTAATGTGGGGGCTAAACCGGTTTTTGTAGATGTGGCGATCACCGATTTTAACCTTGATCCCGACAAAATCAAGGCGGCCATCACCCCCCGCACCAAGGCGATTATGCCAGTGCATTTATTCGGTCAGCCGGCAGCCATGGCCCAAATTAAAGCCCTTGCCGATGCCCATGGTTTGAAAATTATTGAAGATTGTGCCCAGTCCTTTGGGGCTATCTATGCCGGTGATTGCTTGGGTTGTGACCAGGGCTGTGATGACCAAGTTAGACAAGCCCTAGTGGGTCAATACACTGGGGCCATGGGGGATGTGGGCGCATTTTCCTTTTTTCCCACTAAAAATCTGGGAGCCTATGGTGACGGTGGTTTGATCACCACTAACGATCCGGCGATCGCCGATTTGGCCCGCTGTCTGAGGGTGCATGGTTCTAAACAACGCTATCAAAACGAAATGCTGGGCTATAACTCCCGCTTAGATGCGTTGCAAGCGGCCATTTTGAACGTCAAACTATCCCATTTAAAGGAATGGAGCCTGGGCCGTCGTCGGGTGGCTCAGACCTATAATGATCTGTTCCAAGGGGTGGAAGGCATTATTACCCCCACCATCACTGCTGGCCATGTGTTTCACCAATACACCCTGCGGATTTTGAACGGTCAAAGGGACGCCCTCGCTAACGCAATGCAAGGCATGGGGATTAGTACCATGATCTATTACCCTGTGCCCCAGGATCAATTGCCGGTGTACCGGGGTCAGTATGCCCCCAACCCCATCAGCGATCGCCTGGCCACGGAGGTGTTGAGTTTACCCATCTGGCCGGAAATGGAAACCGAAACGGTGCAAACGGTGGCTGAAAAAATTAGCCAGGTTTTACCTAGTTTGTAA
- a CDS encoding response regulator transcription factor, translated as MEFDPDSLVFNARYDLFQLLVNHFNVIACLYPRLFAVSVARISSQRPNKKKVKIFTLQSEALTYFEQQPEPLVVVICQRLEDGSGLDLLKQLKAHARSPQCLLLLLNDHAAIVEEAQQYGADAIFLESSLGNGEINLAVECLLQGRTYIDSRLEAIADYRKSQKDELTQREVAILRLVAEGKTNSEIGQELHLASSTVREYVQTIMRKLNARDRTSAAIAGLREGYLT; from the coding sequence ATGGAATTTGACCCCGATTCCCTCGTTTTTAATGCCAGGTATGACCTGTTTCAGCTTTTGGTGAATCACTTTAACGTCATTGCCTGCCTGTATCCCCGTTTGTTTGCCGTATCCGTCGCCCGCATTTCCTCTCAACGACCAAACAAAAAGAAAGTCAAAATTTTTACCCTACAAAGCGAAGCCCTAACCTACTTTGAACAACAGCCAGAGCCATTGGTGGTGGTCATTTGCCAACGGTTAGAGGATGGTTCCGGTTTAGACCTGCTGAAACAACTCAAAGCCCATGCCCGATCGCCGCAGTGTTTACTATTGCTGTTGAATGACCATGCGGCCATTGTGGAAGAAGCCCAGCAGTACGGAGCCGATGCCATCTTTTTAGAATCTAGTTTGGGTAATGGGGAAATTAATTTGGCGGTGGAATGTCTACTCCAGGGCAGAACTTACATTGACAGTCGCCTTGAGGCGATCGCCGATTATCGCAAATCTCAGAAGGATGAATTGACCCAGCGGGAAGTGGCCATTTTAAGGTTAGTGGCGGAAGGCAAAACCAATAGCGAAATTGGCCAGGAATTACATCTCGCCAGCTCCACGGTGCGGGAATATGTGCAGACCATTATGCGTAAACTCAACGCCAGGGACAGAACCTCAGCGGCGATCGCCGGGTTAAGGGAAGGGTACCTAACCTAA
- a CDS encoding DUF433 domain-containing protein, translating to MNGQPCIRGQRLTVKRVIDLLATYPDRHELTLPGISRVGRGGYSTGFGLCFSLLGRCSSGLKL from the coding sequence ATGAATGGTCAACCCTGTATTCGGGGACAACGTTTGACAGTGAAAAGGGTAATCGATTTACTTGCTACCTATCCAGACCGCCATGAACTAACTCTACCAGGAATTTCCAGAGTTGGAAGAGGAGGATATTCAACAGGCTTTGGCCTATGTTTCAGCTTGTTGGGAAGATGCTCGTCGGGCCTCAAACTCTAA
- a CDS encoding PIN domain-containing protein produces MKLYLDTSVLNRVFDDQTQARIALKTQALRMILQLVETEEVEFLNSAVLEFEAQKNPYPPRQRWVQQCLALAKAYVPMDEEIVARGQSLEQMGVKSIDALHMASAEKGGCDYFLACDDRLLRRYHGKVKALNPVSFILLLTEGER; encoded by the coding sequence GTGAAACTTTATCTAGACACCAGCGTGTTGAATCGGGTTTTTGACGATCAAACCCAGGCAAGGATTGCCTTAAAGACCCAAGCTCTGAGGATGATTTTGCAACTGGTGGAAACAGAAGAGGTCGAATTTCTCAACTCGGCAGTCTTAGAGTTTGAAGCTCAGAAAAATCCCTATCCGCCAAGACAACGTTGGGTACAGCAGTGTTTAGCCCTAGCCAAAGCCTATGTGCCCATGGATGAAGAGATTGTGGCTAGGGGGCAATCCTTAGAGCAAATGGGAGTGAAATCCATTGATGCCTTGCACATGGCCAGCGCAGAAAAGGGTGGATGTGATTATTTTTTAGCCTGTGATGATCGATTGCTCCGTCGTTATCATGGAAAAGTCAAAGCCCTAAATCCAGTAAGCTTCATTTTATTATTAACAGAGGGAGAGCGATGA
- a CDS encoding fimbria/pilus periplasmic chaperone, whose protein sequence is MEMRLSPVGGGASRSFLLQSTGTQPVAVQLSVAGRKMSIDGVEELPIEEENFVLYPPQVILRPNQVQAVRVVWVGNPTPAQELPYRIIAEQVPIDDLQPTVDMPTDRRVADIKVLFRYVGTIYVTPPNASPKVFLEGAEPSTTEDGSQKLVLNFENQGTAHQLLRGLTVNLTSEGKTVTLSGDEQLKGVIGENILAGNKRRFVLPWPKELPVGPVTATFTTN, encoded by the coding sequence ATGGAAATGAGATTAAGCCCCGTCGGGGGCGGAGCAAGCCGCTCATTCCTGCTCCAAAGCACTGGCACCCAGCCCGTAGCCGTTCAACTTAGTGTTGCTGGCCGGAAGATGTCTATAGATGGAGTGGAGGAACTACCTATAGAAGAGGAAAATTTTGTTCTTTATCCCCCCCAGGTGATTCTCAGGCCCAATCAAGTGCAGGCAGTAAGGGTTGTTTGGGTAGGCAATCCCACTCCGGCGCAGGAACTCCCTTATAGGATTATTGCCGAACAAGTGCCCATTGATGATCTTCAGCCAACAGTTGATATGCCGACCGACCGTAGAGTTGCTGACATCAAGGTTCTATTTAGGTATGTGGGCACGATCTATGTTACCCCTCCTAATGCCTCTCCCAAAGTGTTTCTAGAAGGTGCCGAGCCCTCAACTACAGAAGATGGTTCCCAGAAGTTAGTACTTAATTTCGAGAATCAAGGAACTGCCCATCAACTACTCAGGGGTTTGACAGTCAATCTGACTTCAGAGGGAAAAACTGTCACTTTAAGTGGGGATGAACAACTGAAAGGGGTCATTGGGGAGAACATACTAGCCGGCAATAAACGCCGTTTTGTTTTGCCCTGGCCCAAAGAATTGCCTGTTGGCCCTGTTACCGCCACCTTTACCACCAATTAA
- a CDS encoding DUF2887 domain-containing protein, protein MKTDKWFYELFLSQPGMMAELVPGIEPEWEFVYSAPVVKEKEFRLDGVFMPVSEDPLVPIIFAEAQMQADEQFYGRYFAQLFVYLYQYRVSRDWRGLMILQSREQRLGNDLPYRDLLAQRVTRLYLSDLRTGEASSPNLALLQLLVADKNKTLELSKGLLRSAPTDNEFQRRLSLIETILANKFPDLTKEIIMQMLDLKQMDITKSLFYQEIIQEGLEEGRQRGLEEGRQEGIQEGLEEGRQEGEANLIVRLLTRRLGELSNEQIGQIRELAVPQLEELGEALLDFTTMADLEQFLANLY, encoded by the coding sequence ATGAAAACAGACAAATGGTTTTACGAGTTATTTTTATCCCAGCCGGGGATGATGGCGGAGTTGGTGCCAGGCATTGAGCCGGAGTGGGAGTTTGTTTACAGTGCCCCGGTGGTGAAGGAAAAAGAGTTTCGCCTGGACGGGGTGTTTATGCCGGTGTCGGAGGATCCCCTAGTGCCCATAATTTTTGCTGAAGCCCAAATGCAGGCGGATGAGCAATTTTATGGACGTTATTTTGCGCAGCTATTCGTTTACCTTTACCAGTACAGGGTTAGCCGTGACTGGCGGGGACTAATGATTTTGCAGAGCCGGGAGCAACGATTGGGGAATGATTTGCCCTATCGGGATTTGTTGGCCCAGCGGGTGACTAGACTTTACCTAAGTGATTTGAGGACAGGGGAGGCATCAAGCCCTAATTTAGCTTTGTTGCAACTTTTGGTTGCGGACAAAAATAAAACCCTGGAACTGAGCAAGGGGTTATTAAGATCAGCACCGACTGACAATGAGTTTCAACGGCGGCTCAGTTTGATTGAGACTATACTGGCCAACAAGTTCCCTGACTTAACCAAGGAGATCATTATGCAAATGCTGGATCTGAAACAAATGGACATTACCAAGTCTCTGTTCTATCAAGAGATAATTCAGGAGGGACTTGAGGAAGGTCGCCAAAGAGGACTTGAAGAAGGTCGTCAAGAAGGTATTCAGGAGGGACTTGAGGAAGGTCGTCAGGAGGGGGAGGCTAATTTGATCGTGCGGCTGTTAACTAGGCGGCTGGGGGAATTATCTAATGAGCAGATTGGCCAAATTAGGGAGCTTGCTGTGCCTCAGTTGGAGGAGCTTGGGGAGGCATTGCTGGATTTCACCACCATGGCGGATTTGGAACAGTTTTTGGCTAATTTATATTAG
- a CDS encoding GNAT family N-acetyltransferase — MEINWSWQRFNDISGEAMHEMLALRQEVFVVEQGCLYLDADGLDKQSWHLFGRTNDQQLVAYARLNFPNTRYPEPSFGRVLTSKAIRGMGAGRKIVAACIQKSLREYPNLDLQISAQAHLTEFYAEFGFTKVGDPYDDHGIEHISMIFRVPPNG; from the coding sequence GTGGAAATTAATTGGTCTTGGCAACGGTTTAATGATATTTCTGGGGAAGCAATGCACGAAATGCTTGCCCTACGGCAGGAAGTGTTTGTGGTAGAGCAGGGATGTTTATATCTAGACGCTGACGGGTTGGATAAACAATCATGGCACCTGTTTGGTCGCACCAATGATCAACAATTAGTGGCCTACGCACGACTGAATTTTCCCAATACCAGATACCCGGAACCATCTTTCGGTCGGGTGCTCACAAGTAAAGCAATAAGGGGAATGGGCGCTGGCAGGAAGATTGTCGCAGCCTGCATCCAGAAAAGCTTGCGGGAGTATCCAAACTTAGATCTGCAGATTTCAGCCCAGGCTCACCTTACCGAGTTTTATGCAGAATTTGGTTTTACAAAGGTTGGTGATCCCTATGATGACCACGGTATAGAACACATCAGTATGATTTTCCGTGTTCCGCCCAATGGGTGA
- a CDS encoding nitric-oxide reductase large subunit: MANSTFDLPIATPPRTKSFGLPAWLVLVCVVTFSVLLGAGAAIYKNAPPIPVTMVSPQQEIVMTQAEVQRGQATYLARGGQHIGSVWGHGSYLAPDWTADVLHRWGLATAGVLYDGDANFSQTDLEALPPVAQAQLQAEVKQEFKPNRYDPETGILSLTNAQTQGLAQVFDDYQALLLNGSAIHSIPRDWFPEAGDRHDVTAFFAWTAWTAAANRPNSPLSYTANWPHDDLIGNQAPGQFIVWSIVSVIVLIAAIALFLFVYLTQEDAEEVQAVAERPALRLATPSQRITTLFFGVAMALFGVQLLMGMVTAHYAVEGEGFYGIPLQQYLPYAASRTWHLQLAVFWIATCWLAAGLYFAPRFGKHEPKGQAIGNGILLAALTLVVVGSLVGAWFGIQGYLGNDQSFWFGHQGYEYVELGRLWQLLLIGGMVFWLWLMFRALRPALKAEGNKTGLNHFFLYSAITIPLFYASGLMYTNHTPISVAEYWRWWVVHLWVEGFFEVFATVAIAYLCSELGFLKRSAALRATYLTTILYLGSGVIGTLHHLYFAGTPVFIAAMGAVASALEVVPLTLIGFEVVKSLKLSQEAQGFYRMPLKFFIATCVWNLVGAGVFGFLINPPIVLYYSQGINTTPIHAHSALFGVYGSLAIALMLFALREITPDQFWNEKKFNFAFWWINGGLVTMLVTGLIPNGFYQLMQSINHGTWYARSAEVIGSSWMQGTVWLRIPGDLIFAVGAIVLLYGVGQAIWGIFQQPTQPQPLDEVQVETPAT; this comes from the coding sequence ATGGCAAATTCAACCTTTGATCTCCCGATCGCCACACCACCCCGGACTAAATCCTTCGGACTGCCTGCCTGGTTGGTACTGGTTTGCGTAGTTACTTTTTCTGTGCTCCTGGGGGCAGGGGCTGCTATCTATAAAAATGCTCCCCCCATTCCCGTCACGATGGTTTCTCCCCAACAGGAGATCGTTATGACCCAAGCAGAAGTGCAACGGGGCCAAGCAACTTACCTGGCCCGGGGGGGACAACATATTGGTAGTGTGTGGGGCCATGGCAGTTACCTTGCTCCCGATTGGACGGCGGATGTGTTGCACCGTTGGGGGCTGGCTACGGCCGGTGTGCTCTACGATGGCGATGCAAATTTTAGCCAAACGGATTTGGAAGCATTGCCACCAGTGGCACAGGCCCAACTCCAGGCAGAAGTGAAACAGGAGTTTAAACCTAACCGTTACGATCCAGAAACGGGGATTTTAAGCCTAACCAATGCCCAAACCCAGGGTTTAGCTCAGGTTTTTGATGATTATCAAGCTCTTTTGCTGAACGGCTCAGCTATTCACTCCATTCCGAGGGATTGGTTCCCAGAAGCTGGCGATCGCCATGACGTGACGGCCTTTTTTGCCTGGACTGCTTGGACTGCGGCGGCTAATCGCCCCAATTCTCCCCTGTCCTATACAGCCAACTGGCCCCACGATGATCTGATTGGCAACCAAGCCCCTGGTCAATTTATTGTCTGGTCCATTGTGTCGGTGATTGTCCTGATTGCGGCGATCGCCTTGTTCCTATTTGTGTATTTAACCCAAGAAGATGCGGAAGAAGTGCAGGCAGTGGCAGAACGACCAGCCCTCCGTCTAGCCACTCCGAGCCAAAGGATAACCACTCTGTTTTTTGGGGTGGCCATGGCTTTATTTGGAGTCCAGCTATTAATGGGGATGGTGACAGCCCATTACGCTGTGGAAGGGGAAGGATTTTACGGCATTCCCCTCCAGCAATATTTACCCTATGCGGCTTCCCGCACCTGGCATTTACAATTGGCAGTATTTTGGATCGCCACCTGTTGGTTAGCGGCGGGATTATATTTTGCCCCTCGCTTTGGCAAACATGAACCCAAGGGCCAGGCGATCGGCAATGGCATACTTTTAGCAGCTTTAACCCTCGTCGTCGTTGGTTCCCTCGTCGGGGCCTGGTTCGGCATCCAAGGTTACCTGGGCAACGATCAGAGTTTTTGGTTCGGTCACCAAGGCTATGAATATGTGGAATTGGGTCGGCTCTGGCAATTACTGCTCATCGGCGGCATGGTTTTCTGGCTCTGGCTAATGTTCCGAGCCCTGCGACCAGCCCTGAAAGCGGAGGGGAACAAAACCGGCCTAAATCACTTTTTCCTCTACAGTGCCATCACCATTCCCCTGTTCTATGCATCCGGGTTAATGTACACCAATCACACCCCCATCAGTGTGGCGGAATATTGGCGTTGGTGGGTAGTCCATCTCTGGGTGGAAGGCTTTTTTGAAGTGTTTGCCACGGTGGCGATCGCCTATCTATGTAGTGAATTAGGTTTCTTGAAACGCTCTGCGGCCCTGCGCGCAACCTATTTGACCACCATTTTGTACCTGGGTAGCGGGGTGATTGGTACTCTCCATCATCTCTATTTTGCTGGGACTCCGGTATTTATCGCCGCCATGGGAGCGGTGGCTTCCGCTCTGGAAGTGGTTCCTTTGACCCTAATTGGTTTTGAAGTGGTCAAATCCCTCAAACTCTCCCAGGAAGCCCAAGGTTTTTACCGTATGCCGCTGAAATTTTTCATTGCCACCTGTGTCTGGAACCTAGTGGGGGCAGGGGTTTTTGGTTTCCTGATCAATCCCCCCATTGTCCTCTACTATTCCCAGGGCATTAACACCACCCCCATCCATGCCCATTCTGCCCTCTTCGGCGTTTACGGTTCCCTGGCGATCGCCTTGATGCTGTTTGCCCTGCGGGAAATTACCCCCGACCAATTCTGGAATGAAAAGAAATTTAACTTTGCTTTCTGGTGGATCAATGGCGGCTTAGTAACCATGCTAGTCACGGGGCTGATTCCCAATGGCTTCTATCAACTGATGCAATCCATTAACCATGGCACTTGGTACGCCCGCAGTGCGGAGGTAATTGGTTCCAGTTGGATGCAGGGCACTGTTTGGTTGCGGATTCCCGGCGACTTGATCTTTGCTGTGGGGGCAATAGTGTTACTCTATGGCGTTGGCCAGGCCATCTGGGGCATTTTTCAACAACCCACCCAACCCCAACCGTTGGATGAAGTACAGGTGGAAACGCCTGCGACTTAA
- a CDS encoding Crp/Fnr family transcriptional regulator gives MTVAPDLALWLSKTLMFQNIDSHHLEMITAIAQVKSYGKGDVVFKEGDKPKGFFIVRSGRVKIYKIAPGGKEQILRIFHRGEHFAEIAVFDNLPFPASAATLDQAEMIFFPRSPFLEMLAQHPTLALNMLSSLSRHLRHLTAVIEELSFKDVPQRLASYLLRLGGVDTGTVEVLSLWVTLDLPKSQLAAQLGTIPATLSRAFYQLKNEDLIAVKGAEIQLLDCDRLRALAKRGDGMKN, from the coding sequence ATGACTGTTGCTCCGGATCTGGCCCTTTGGCTTAGTAAAACCCTGATGTTTCAGAATATTGATTCCCATCACCTGGAAATGATCACGGCGATCGCCCAGGTCAAAAGCTATGGCAAGGGGGATGTGGTTTTCAAAGAGGGGGATAAACCGAAGGGATTTTTCATTGTCCGATCCGGGCGGGTCAAGATTTATAAAATTGCGCCAGGGGGAAAGGAGCAAATTTTGCGAATTTTTCATCGAGGAGAACATTTTGCTGAAATAGCAGTGTTTGATAATCTTCCTTTTCCAGCTTCAGCGGCCACTTTGGACCAGGCAGAAATGATTTTTTTCCCACGTTCTCCTTTTTTAGAAATGTTAGCCCAGCATCCCACCCTGGCTTTGAATATGTTGTCCAGCCTATCTCGCCATCTGCGCCATTTAACCGCTGTAATCGAAGAATTATCCTTCAAAGATGTGCCCCAACGGTTAGCTAGCTATCTGCTCCGGCTAGGGGGAGTGGACACTGGAACGGTGGAGGTATTATCTCTATGGGTGACTTTGGATTTACCCAAAAGCCAACTGGCCGCCCAATTAGGAACTATTCCCGCCACCCTTTCTAGAGCTTTCTACCAATTAAAAAATGAAGATTTAATTGCCGTCAAGGGAGCCGAGATCCAATTATTAGACTGCGATCGTCTGCGGGCTTTGGCCAAACGAGGAGATGGAATGAAAAATTGA